The Deefgea tanakiae DNA segment ATTCGCTAAATCAGCCGTCGCTTTCCTTGAGAAATATGATTTTGACGGTATCGACCTCGATTATGAGTACCCAACATCGATGAACGATGCGGGTAGCCCTGATGACTGGAGAATTTCCAACAAACACCGTAGTGAATTGTTCAAAGGCTATATGGCTTTGACCAAAACCTTGCGCGCAGAGTTGGATAAAGCAGCGGCTGCTAAAGGCAAGTACTTTATACTAACGATTGCGTCCCCTTCGTCAGGCTACTTGCTTCGTGGTATGGAAGACTTCGAAGCGGTTAAATACCTCGACTTCGTAAACATCATGACTTATGACTTGCACGGCGCATGGAACCACTTCGTGGGTCACAATGCCGCCTTGTACGACACCGGTAAAGATAACGAAATCGCTGATGCGAAGATTTACCAAGGTGGCGATGCGCATTACTACAATTCGCAAGGTTACTTGAACATCGACTGGTCATATAAATACTTCCGTACTGCATTAGCAGGTGGTCGTATCAATATCGGTCTGCCGTACTACACACGCGGCTCGCAAAACGTAACAGGCGGTACCAATGGTCTATGGGGTATGTCGGCCATGGCGGATCAAAAGAAATGCTACCTCGGTTCTGGTGGCAACTTAGGACCAGATGCATTAAGCCCGAAAGCTGGTGCACCATGCGGCTTTGGCGCACAAGGTATTGATAACTTGTGGTTCGACCGGGATGCGGCTGGTAACGAAATGTTTGCTGGTGTGAATCCGTTGTGGCACGTGAACAACTTGCGTGATGGCTTGCCAACACCGTACGTTGCTCAATACGGTCATGATGTGACTAAGCAAGCAGGCCAAGCAATTGGCAACTACATCGAATATTTTGATGACGTAGCGAAGTCTTCATGGTTGTGGAACCCAACGAAGAAAGTGTTCTTGTCGACTGAAAATGAGAAATCATTTGCAGCCAAAGTACAGTACGCAATCGACCAAGGTGCCGGCGGCATCATGTTCTGGGAAATGGCGGGTGACTACAGCACACCAACGCAAAATGGTACTTCTTCATACGGCATGGGTAGCTACTTGACTGCAATGGCAGCGAACAAATTGCGTGCAGCGGCACCGTACGGTGTGAAAGCGGGTGATGAGAAGTTTGTTCAGCCAGCCGACGTGTTGGATGTGACATTGGATTTGGTTGGCTTCAAACCAAAAGGCGATGATAACTACCCACTCGCTATCGGTGTGAAACTGAAAAACAACTCTAATGTTGATTTGACCGGTGCAAAAGTGTCGTTCAATGTTGCTCCATCAACGCCATTGGTTCCCTCTGAAGTTCAATACCTGAAACCTAGCGATCCACCTGCTGGTAACGGTGTAGAAAACCTCGTTGATATCTACAGCGGCGGTACTTGGTCTGCAGTGCCAGCATCAAGCACGGTGGGTAACGTCGGCGGCTTGCCAAACGGCTTCCATCGTCTTTCATACACACTGAAAGGCGGTACAGGCTGGGGTGTAACAGACTTCAGCACAGGCAAAACTATCACCATCGGTATGCGTGTGTTTATGCCTCTGACTGTACCAAGCAATGTAACGCTCACTCTGCCAAACGGCAAAGTGTACGGTATCAAGCAATAAACTAAACCTGAGTTAAAGCAGAATGAAGAGATCGATTCCCTTCATTCTGCTGAGCTATGCCATCTATTTTCGAGCGCGTAACTCGCTTTCAATAAATCTAATTACCACCTCAATGAGAGATTCACAATGAAATTTCGTTTCGCCATTATTCCCGCGGCAATTGCAGTTATTTCCGCAGCTGCATTTGCCGCACCAACATGGCAAGAAGGCAATACTTATGCCGCAGGAACTGTAGTCAGCTTTGCAGGCCGTGACTATAAAGCGACTCAGTCACACACAGCTTGGATTGGGACAGGCTGGGCACCCAATGTAACGCCAGCACTTTGGACAGATCTGGGCTCTACAACAGGATCATCAACAACGGCGCCAACTACAAAACCAACCGTAGCA contains these protein-coding regions:
- a CDS encoding glycosyl hydrolase family 18 protein, which gives rise to MTPGIQDQCRPAGLVSEVANVPYCDVYDTTGREKLANNMKRRSIGYFTNWRTGKNGQPSYLAADIPWNDITHINYAFAHIDGNWNVSVGNPGDANNASLGMEWPEKGAKYALNPNLSYKGHFNMLKTNNKNGVKLLLSVGGWAETGGFFNDAGGRTASGGFYSLTIDETTGDIRQDRINTFAKSAVAFLEKYDFDGIDLDYEYPTSMNDAGSPDDWRISNKHRSELFKGYMALTKTLRAELDKAAAAKGKYFILTIASPSSGYLLRGMEDFEAVKYLDFVNIMTYDLHGAWNHFVGHNAALYDTGKDNEIADAKIYQGGDAHYYNSQGYLNIDWSYKYFRTALAGGRINIGLPYYTRGSQNVTGGTNGLWGMSAMADQKKCYLGSGGNLGPDALSPKAGAPCGFGAQGIDNLWFDRDAAGNEMFAGVNPLWHVNNLRDGLPTPYVAQYGHDVTKQAGQAIGNYIEYFDDVAKSSWLWNPTKKVFLSTENEKSFAAKVQYAIDQGAGGIMFWEMAGDYSTPTQNGTSSYGMGSYLTAMAANKLRAAAPYGVKAGDEKFVQPADVLDVTLDLVGFKPKGDDNYPLAIGVKLKNNSNVDLTGAKVSFNVAPSTPLVPSEVQYLKPSDPPAGNGVENLVDIYSGGTWSAVPASSTVGNVGGLPNGFHRLSYTLKGGTGWGVTDFSTGKTITIGMRVFMPLTVPSNVTLTLPNGKVYGIKQ